The following nucleotide sequence is from Alteromonas sp. V450.
CTAGTAACAGTTACGTGCTCGCGCAAGATGAAGCGGTAAAGCATATTATGCGCGTTGCCAGCGGCCTCGATTCACTGATCTTGGGTGAACCTCAAATATTGGGGCAAGTAAAACAAGCATTTGGCGATGCTAAGCATTCGGGCATGATCAGCAGCGAGTTCGATAAGCTGTTTCAACACACGTTTTCAGTGGCAAAGCGTGTTCGCAGCGAAACAGATATAGGGGCAAATGCGGTTAGCGTGGCTTATGCGGCGGTGCAGTTGGCAAAGCATATATTTGCTGAGTTACCCAAGCGCTCTGTGTTACTTGTTGGTGCCGGTGAAACCATTGAGTTAGTGGCTCAGCATTTGAAAGAGCAGGGGGTAAGCTGTTTGGCTGTGGCTAACCGTACAGTAGCCCGTGCAGAAGCCTTAGCTCAAACGCTAGATGCCAGCGTTTTCACGCTTTCTCAAGTACCTGAGCATCTGAAAGATTTTGATATTGTAATAAGTTCAACCGCCAGTCAATTGCCACTGATAGGCAAGGGAATGGTTGAAAAAGCGCTTAAGCAACGAAGAAACATGCCGATGTTCTTGGTCGACCTTGCAGTACCTCGCGATATAGAGTCAGAGGTAAACGAGCTTGGTGATGCCTACCTCTACACGGTAGATGATCTTCAGCATATTGTTCAGAAGAATTTAGAAAACCGAGAACAAGCTGCGAAAGAAGCTGAAAAGCTCATCAATAAGCAGGCTGATGACTACATGACATGGAAGCAGTCGCAGCAATCAATAGATTTAGTAAGACAATATCGCCAAAAAGGCATGGCGCAGCGTGACGATATTGTAGAAAAAGCCAAAGCGCAGTTAGCTGAAGGCAAAAATGCTGAGGCAGTGTTGGAGGAAATGGCGTATAAGCTTACCAATGCGCTTTTGCATCCGACCACTTTGGCGTTACGTGAGGCAGCCATGCATGATGATCCGGCATTAAGTCGCTGGATGGGACAGGCATTAGATTTATCTGGCGTAGCGCCAGACGATAATAAATAAGGTAATAAAAAGCATATGAAAGAGTCGGTAGTGAGGAAACTCGAGCATCTCGTCGAGCGTTTCGAGGAAGTTCAGGCATTGCTAGGCGATCCTGAAGTTATCGGCGACCAAGACAAATTTCGCAACTTGTCTAAAGAGTTTAGTCAGCTTGAAGACGTGGTAGCAGGGTTTAACGCGTATCAGCAGGCTCAAGAAAACCTTGCGTCTGCGCAAGAGATGTTGAACGAAGACGATGCCGATATGCGTGAAATGGCGCAGGAAGAAATGAAAGAGGCCAAGGGCGAAATTGAACGTCTTGAAACAGAGCTTCAGGTTCTACTCCTCCCTAAAGATCCTAACGACGACAACAACTGCTTTTTGGAAATTCGCGCAGGCGCGGGTGGTGATGAAGCCGCAATATTTGCCGGTGATTTGTTCCGCATGTACAGCCGATATGCTGAAAGCCGTGGATGGCGTGTAGAATTGGTTAATGCCAATGAAGGTGAACATGGCGGTTACAAAGAGGTGATTGCTAATGTAAGTGGCGATGGTGTTTATGGCGTATTGAAGTTCGAATCGGGCGGACATCGCGTTCAGCGAGTACCTGAAACCGAGTCACAAGGTCGTATCCACACTTCGGCGTGTACCGTAGCCGTGCTGCCTGAGATCCCTGAGTCAGAGGCAATCGAAATAAACCCTGCAGAGCTTCGTGTTGATACTTTCCGTGCGTCAGGTGCTGGTGGTCAGCACGTTAACAAAACCGATTCTGCTATCCGTATTACTCACTTGCCAACGGGTTTAGTAGTGGAATGTCAAGATGAGCGCTCTCAACACAAAAACCGCGCAAAAGCGATGTCAGTTTTACAAGCGCGCTTGAACCAGATTGAAGAAGAAAAGCGTGCGGCAGAAGAGGCATCAACGCGTAAAAGTCTGGTGGGTAGTGGTGATCGTTCTGAGCGAATTCGCACCTACAATTTCCCTCAAGGGCGCGTGACGGACCATCGAATCAATCTAACTATTTATCGTTTAGATGAGGTGATCGAGGGGGATTTGAAACAACTGGTAGATCCTATCTTACAAGAGCACCAGGCTGATTTGCTAGCATCACTCTCTGATGAATAAAAGTCACTGGCATATAATATGCGTATAGACGAAGCGCTATTATGGGCAACGCAACAACTAGAGGGTGGTGAGTCGCCCTCTGTTGACGCCAAAGTGTTGTTAGCGCACATCATAAATAAATCGCAGACCTACCTTTTTACCTGGCCAGATAAGTTGCTCAATTCCAATGAGATTAATGAGTTTGAGCTAGCGGTTGCAAGACGGAAACAAGGTGAGCCAGTCGCCTATATCATCGGAAAGCGAGATTTTTGGACATTAACGCTGTTCACTTCACCGCATACATTAATTCCACGCCCCGACACGGAAGTACTAGTTGAGCAAGTGCTGGCATGTGTGAGTAGTGAAAAAGACAAACCACTTACCATATGCGACCTAGGTACAGGCACTGGCGCTATTGCCCTAGCTTTGGCAAGTGAACTACCTAAATCTCGGGTAGTTGGCGTTGACTTTCTGCAAGAAGCCGTGGAACTAGCAGAGCGCAACGCAGCACATAACAAAATAAAAAACGTGCAATTTTTTCAAAGTGATTGGTTTGCACAGTTGCAAGGAAACGTGTTCGATGTCCTCGTTTCAAACCCCCCCTATATAGATGAGGCAAGCCCATATCTTCATCAAGGAGACGTGCGCTACGAACCGAAATCAGCGTTAACCTCGGCTGAAAGCGGTCTTAACGACATTTGCCATATTGCAACTCATGCTAAAAACTATCTTACGCCAAAAGGTTTACTCGCCTTCGAACACGGATTTGACCAAGCGAAGCGTGTTCGCGAATTAATGAAAGCGTTGGGATTTGAAGGCGTGAAAACAGTGCAAGACTATTCGGGGATAGACAGAGTAACGCTTGGGTTTATGCCCGCTTGCTAATATTGAGAATTAATTTAGTATTCTCTTACATACATGCACAAAACGTTTAGCGGCTTTTTTGTTTATCGTTTCTTGTTAAAACACAAAGAGTCGTACTCTTTATCCGCTTAAAATGAGCACTCATGAATACAGGAAGTTGCAGATGAACGATGACTTTTTATTTGCCGACGATGATGTTGAGACTGAACTAGAGGATTTGGGAAGTTGGAAAGTACTCATTGTTGATGATGAGCCAGAGGTTCATGCGGTTACTAAGCTTGCGCTTAGCGACTTTGCCTTAAACGGTAAAACATTACAGTTTTTGAGCGCGTATAGTGGTGAAGAAGCAAACGCCTTGTTTAGAACACACAGTGACATAGCCGTTGTGCTGCTTGACGTTGTTATGGAAACGGACGACGCTGGATTAAAAGTGGCGGAGTATATCCGCAATGAATTAGACAATCATTTTACTCGCATTATTTTAAGAACGGGTCAACCAGGGCAGGCACCTGAAAAAGATGTCATCATTAACTATGACATTAATGACTATAAATCAAAAACAGAGTTAACTGCGCAGAAGCTTTTTACCGTGATGATTGCGGCGTTGCGTTCCTACCGCGATATTATCGTGATAGAAGAAAACCGCAGGGGGCTAGAAAAAATTATCGATGCATCGGTGGACCTGTTTTCTTCTCGTTCACTTGAAAAATTCATGCAGGGCATCATTCAGCAGCTAGCGTCAATTCTGGGGTGCTCGAAAGATGCGGCTTATATTACTACCGCAGTGGCTACAACTGCCAGAACGCTTAAAGCTTCAGCTGATGCGCCAGACCAAGATGAGCTGTATGTATTTGCTGGAAATGGGGAATATGCTTCTAAAGAAGGGCAGGCGCTTCGCAACGCAATAACTGAAAAAGAATACGCCCTTTGTGTTGAGGCAATGCGTGAAAAGCAGATTGTTTATGCTGAAGATCATGTAGTAGCCTACTGCAACAGCAAAACCCACGATGGTGCATTGCTTTACTTGTCCGGCTTGCCACGTAAGGTGGGAGCCAATGATAGACATTTAATAAAGCGTTTCTCCGACAGCGTTCAGTTGGCATTTGATAACGTCCTTAAATCTGTAGAGATTGAAGCCACACAAAAAGAAATTATTGAACGATTAGGTAGAGCATTAGAACATGAAACCAACGAGTCAAATCATATAAAACGTATGGTAGAAATGTGTGCGCTACTTGCTGAGAAAGTTGGCTTGCGTGAACACGAAATAGAACAGCTTAGACTTGCTGTCCCGTTGCATGATATAGGCACATCTATTGTTCCCAAATCGATACTTTATAAGACTGGACCGCTTGACGACGATGAAATATTTTCAATTCGCCGTCATGCAGAATTTGGGTATCAAATTCTCAAAGACTCAAGCAGACCTACCATACAGCTTGCCGCAACGCTAGCCAAACAGCACCATGAAAGATGGGACGGAGCTGGCTATCCCGACGGTATAGGTGGGCGCAATATTAAAATTGAAAGCCGAATTGCTACCCTTATTGACGTATTTGATGCACTGCTTAACGAAAGGCCATATAAACCGGCGTGGAGCGCTGATAAAGTTGAAGCCTTGCTATCAAAAGAAAGCGGCAAGCATTTCGACCCGTTATTGGTAGAGGCGCTATTAAGTGCTCTGCCTGAATTTTTAGCAATTCAGGCGCGTTTTCCTAACGGATAAATTGAAATGTTTAAACTGCGCGACGATTAACGCAGTAACGATAGTATTGGCGGGGGCTACAAAGCTCCCGCTTTTTTAGTGAATAAAAATGATAAATTAGGACAATGCTATGTACATGATGGCAAAACATCTTCACTTAACTGCGGTTGCTTTAAGTATTTTATTTTTTATTTTTCGGTTCATCTGGAGCCAATTTGATGAGACGGTGCTTGCGAAAAAGTGGGTAAAGATTTTACCTCATATAATCGATACGGTTTTACTCGCAAGCGCCATCTGGTTGTGTTTCATCCTTTCGCAATACCCTTTTGTCAACGCATGGCTTACGTTCAAGGTATTGGGTGTTGTACTTTATATCGGATTTGGGCTTTTCGCCCTGAAAAAAGCGAAAACCAAAATAGGTCGCTGGACTCATTTTGTGGCCGCTATTGTAGTGTTGATGGCCACGGCAATGGTTGCCGTGACTAAGCAGCCTCTTTTTTAAAAAATATTGGAATTTGATCATGTCTGAATCTCAACAGATTATCCGCGTTGGCGACGTAGAAGTTGCTAACCATTTACCATTTGTGCTGTTTGGCGGAATGAACGTGCTAGAGTCACGAGACTTGGCAATGAGGATTGCAGAGCACTATGTTGAAGTTACGAAAAAACTCAATATTCCTTATGTGTTTAAAGCATCATTTGATAAAGCGAACCGTTCATCAGTGACTTCTTACCGTGGGCCTGGCATGGAAGAAGGCTTACGCATTTTTGAAGAGATAAAGTCGACGTTTAACGTTCCGCTCATCACGGATGTGCACGAGCCGCATCAAGCAGCACCCGTGGCAGAAGTGGTTGATGTTATTCAGTTACCTGCCTTTTTAGCACGCCAGACTGACCTTGTGGTTGCCATGGCGAAAACAGGTAGCGTAATTAATGTTAAAAAGCCACAGTTTTTAGCGCCCCATGAAATGCGCCATATTATTGGAAAGCTAGGTGAAGCGGGTAATGATAAGGTGATCCTGTGCGAGCGCGGCAGTTGCTTTGGCTACAACAACTTAGTTGTAGATATGCTGGGTATGGACGCGATGAAAGAATACGCCCCGGTGATATTCGATGCAACGCACGCACTTCAGATGCCTGGTGGTCGTGCTACGTCTGCCGATGGTCGCCGTGCTCAAGCGGCACAGCTAGCAAGAAGCGGTATGGCGTTAGGTTTAGCGGGCTTGTTCATTGAAGCTCACCCAAATCCTGATGAGGCACTATGTGACGGGCCTTGCGCACTGCCTTTGGCGAAATTAGAGCCTTATTTGCAGCAGATGAAAGCGTTAGACGAGTTAGTGAAAGGTTTTGACGCGTTAGATACTAGCAATACCTAAGCAGGTGTTGATGGCGTATGCCGGTGCAAGCACCGGCATGCGTATCAGGTGTGTGAGTTGCTTATTCCGTTTCAGAAACGGTTACGCGCTCTTCACCTTTTGTCATTGCTAGTAAGTTTCTATGAAGCTGTACTTGCGTCTCTTCTGCTAAAATTGCCTTTGACTGCTTTTTTACAACGATATGTGCATCGTTTTCTGGCAATACTTCTGCCATTTTAACGCTAGTCATGGCGGTATTGATTAACGATTGTAGATTGATCTTTTCTGGTTGTGCGTTAGCATTTGCAGCAGCGCTTGCAAAAGCCATTACAGAAACACTAGCTAAAAGTAATTTTTTCATTTTCACACCTAATAAAAATAATTAAAAATTTGTTTATGGTTGTTAAAATGTTTAACATTTAAGCGCCATAATATACTGAAATTAAATGTTCTTTCTTAATTTCGGGTAAATTATAGTCAGCTGGTGGTGAAAGATAAAACGAGTAAAAGTATGGGTTGTCATTAGAAAAACTAATGTAATTGTCATGCTTCGGTCACACTGGATTAAAAACGATATATGCACCGACGTTTACCCCCTCTTAATGCCCTCAAATCGTTTGAAGCGGCTGCTCGCCATTTGAGCTTTACTAAAGCGGCTGACGAACTGTTTGTTACACAAGCTGCGGTGAGCCATCAAATTAAAGCACTAGAAGATTTCTTATCGATGAAGTTATTTCTTCGTAGAAATAGAACCTTGCTTCTTACCGAAGAAGGACAGGCATATTTCTTAGAGTTAAAGGACATCTTCAAAAATTTACAAGACGCGACAGAAAGGCTACTTGCGAAGGGAAGTAAAGGTGCTATCACGGTAGCTATGCCACCCAGCTTTGCAAGCCAGTGGTTGGTGCCCCGCATTCATAAATTTAGTTTGGCGCACCCAGACATTGACGTACGCATAAAAGCTGTAGATTTCGACGAAGGCTTTTTAGAAGACGATGTAGATGTTGCAATATATTACGGCAAAGGTCGTTGGGCGGGCCTGCAGGCTGACCAGCTTCACAGAGAGTTTCTAACACCGCTGTGTTCTCCAATGCTTTTTCAAGGCCCTAAACCTCTATCTAGCCTTTCTGATTTGCGGCACCACGTGTTGCTTCATGACTTAAGCCGTACCGCATGGAAAAACTGGTTGAAGCACGTAGGTGTGGTTGGCGTAAACGTTAATCAAGGACCGGTTTTCAGTCATTCCATGCTCGTTTTGCAGGCAGCGGCACTTGGTCAAGGTATCGCGTTGGGTAACACGGTACTTGCCAGGCCAGAAATTGAGGCGGGTAGGCTGGTCATGCCGTTTGAAGAACGCGTAGAGAGCCGTGATGCGTTTTATTTGGTGTGTGAAGAATCACAGGCTGAGTTAGGTAAAATAGCTGCATTTAGAGACTGGATCTTAGCGCTGGTTGAAGCAGAACAAGAGGACTTGCTGTAATATGAGTACATCGAATACCACTACTGAACAACCTAGTTTTGACATTGAATTACATGCAGCCGATAAGCCAGCAGCGTGCTTGATACTCGGTCACGGAGCTGG
It contains:
- the kdsA gene encoding 3-deoxy-8-phosphooctulonate synthase, translating into MSESQQIIRVGDVEVANHLPFVLFGGMNVLESRDLAMRIAEHYVEVTKKLNIPYVFKASFDKANRSSVTSYRGPGMEEGLRIFEEIKSTFNVPLITDVHEPHQAAPVAEVVDVIQLPAFLARQTDLVVAMAKTGSVINVKKPQFLAPHEMRHIIGKLGEAGNDKVILCERGSCFGYNNLVVDMLGMDAMKEYAPVIFDATHALQMPGGRATSADGRRAQAAQLARSGMALGLAGLFIEAHPNPDEALCDGPCALPLAKLEPYLQQMKALDELVKGFDALDTSNT
- a CDS encoding transcriptional regulator GcvA; protein product: MHRRLPPLNALKSFEAAARHLSFTKAADELFVTQAAVSHQIKALEDFLSMKLFLRRNRTLLLTEEGQAYFLELKDIFKNLQDATERLLAKGSKGAITVAMPPSFASQWLVPRIHKFSLAHPDIDVRIKAVDFDEGFLEDDVDVAIYYGKGRWAGLQADQLHREFLTPLCSPMLFQGPKPLSSLSDLRHHVLLHDLSRTAWKNWLKHVGVVGVNVNQGPVFSHSMLVLQAAALGQGIALGNTVLARPEIEAGRLVMPFEERVESRDAFYLVCEESQAELGKIAAFRDWILALVEAEQEDLL
- a CDS encoding response regulator, which produces MNDDFLFADDDVETELEDLGSWKVLIVDDEPEVHAVTKLALSDFALNGKTLQFLSAYSGEEANALFRTHSDIAVVLLDVVMETDDAGLKVAEYIRNELDNHFTRIILRTGQPGQAPEKDVIINYDINDYKSKTELTAQKLFTVMIAALRSYRDIIVIEENRRGLEKIIDASVDLFSSRSLEKFMQGIIQQLASILGCSKDAAYITTAVATTARTLKASADAPDQDELYVFAGNGEYASKEGQALRNAITEKEYALCVEAMREKQIVYAEDHVVAYCNSKTHDGALLYLSGLPRKVGANDRHLIKRFSDSVQLAFDNVLKSVEIEATQKEIIERLGRALEHETNESNHIKRMVEMCALLAEKVGLREHEIEQLRLAVPLHDIGTSIVPKSILYKTGPLDDDEIFSIRRHAEFGYQILKDSSRPTIQLAATLAKQHHERWDGAGYPDGIGGRNIKIESRIATLIDVFDALLNERPYKPAWSADKVEALLSKESGKHFDPLLVEALLSALPEFLAIQARFPNG
- the prfA gene encoding peptide chain release factor 1 yields the protein MKESVVRKLEHLVERFEEVQALLGDPEVIGDQDKFRNLSKEFSQLEDVVAGFNAYQQAQENLASAQEMLNEDDADMREMAQEEMKEAKGEIERLETELQVLLLPKDPNDDNNCFLEIRAGAGGDEAAIFAGDLFRMYSRYAESRGWRVELVNANEGEHGGYKEVIANVSGDGVYGVLKFESGGHRVQRVPETESQGRIHTSACTVAVLPEIPESEAIEINPAELRVDTFRASGAGGQHVNKTDSAIRITHLPTGLVVECQDERSQHKNRAKAMSVLQARLNQIEEEKRAAEEASTRKSLVGSGDRSERIRTYNFPQGRVTDHRINLTIYRLDEVIEGDLKQLVDPILQEHQADLLASLSDE
- the prmC gene encoding peptide chain release factor N(5)-glutamine methyltransferase — its product is MRIDEALLWATQQLEGGESPSVDAKVLLAHIINKSQTYLFTWPDKLLNSNEINEFELAVARRKQGEPVAYIIGKRDFWTLTLFTSPHTLIPRPDTEVLVEQVLACVSSEKDKPLTICDLGTGTGAIALALASELPKSRVVGVDFLQEAVELAERNAAHNKIKNVQFFQSDWFAQLQGNVFDVLVSNPPYIDEASPYLHQGDVRYEPKSALTSAESGLNDICHIATHAKNYLTPKGLLAFEHGFDQAKRVRELMKALGFEGVKTVQDYSGIDRVTLGFMPAC
- the hemA gene encoding glutamyl-tRNA reductase, whose product is MTLLALGINHKTAPVALREKVAFTPDSLVEALASLKKLEGVDESVIVSTCNRTELYVNTQDDSGQKLLRWLSDFHHLDVEEIASNSYVLAQDEAVKHIMRVASGLDSLILGEPQILGQVKQAFGDAKHSGMISSEFDKLFQHTFSVAKRVRSETDIGANAVSVAYAAVQLAKHIFAELPKRSVLLVGAGETIELVAQHLKEQGVSCLAVANRTVARAEALAQTLDASVFTLSQVPEHLKDFDIVISSTASQLPLIGKGMVEKALKQRRNMPMFLVDLAVPRDIESEVNELGDAYLYTVDDLQHIVQKNLENREQAAKEAEKLINKQADDYMTWKQSQQSIDLVRQYRQKGMAQRDDIVEKAKAQLAEGKNAEAVLEEMAYKLTNALLHPTTLALREAAMHDDPALSRWMGQALDLSGVAPDDNK
- a CDS encoding SirB2 family protein, whose amino-acid sequence is MYMMAKHLHLTAVALSILFFIFRFIWSQFDETVLAKKWVKILPHIIDTVLLASAIWLCFILSQYPFVNAWLTFKVLGVVLYIGFGLFALKKAKTKIGRWTHFVAAIVVLMATAMVAVTKQPLF